The genomic DNA CCTCTCCTAtttccccttctccacccccttaGGAATCTTTGAAATGTCCTGCATATTAGAGAttggaatctggcccttactCTTAATGGATATGTTTAAAtcttactttttccttcaaagcCTGTCCGTAAAGAAGTGTCAAGTCATTATTTCATGCTGTAGCTTAATGCCAAGACTTAACAGCATAGGAGTTCTCTCCTCCATTCATTGAACAAGCACTTCATTCACTGAAGGTCAAAGTATTAgagtgttatttttaaatatacttccAGCATTTAAGAGTTAAGAATAGGTACAGAGAAAATGTCAGTGAAGCATACAGTAATTAGCTAAATCTTGTTAGACATCACATGAAGATTATAACTCCTCCCAGGAAAAAGCAGCTTTCACCTGGATTTATACTTAGCAGAGCAGCTGTAGAGTCACAGTGTGAAGGAGTTTGCATTTCAGGCTCCTtgcttagaaaaaaaatcaaattgattCACCTACCGAGAAACAACTCAACAGCCGAGGGACTCATCTTCCTTATCAAGATGCTCAAATGAATCCTGTGGATTTTTTACCTTGGAACAATCACCTCTAGGGAGGAAGTTTAAAAAGATGGAGTTAGGAAAGGCAAAACTTCTAAGAACTGGCCTTAATGCCTTGTATCAGGCAATACATCCTGTGCATGGAATTGCCTGGACGGATGGGAAGCAAGTGGCACTGACTGCTTTACATTTTCATCATGGAGAACTCAAGTTTGGTGACTCAAGTGTAATTGGTCAGTTTGAACATGTTCATGGACTTTACTGGGGCTCATGTAGTGCTGCAGACACACCAGCTCTGCTTGCTGTTCAGCATAAAAAACATGTCACTGTTTGGCAGCTGAGATATAatattttggaaaagaaaaagctCCTGGTTTCTCAGACTTGTGAAATGGGTGAGCCATTCCCAATGCTTCCCCAGGGCTGTGTGTGGCATCCCAAAAAGGATATTTTGGCTGTGCTTACTAAACGGGATGCCTCAGTTTTACACGCTGTTCGTTCTGATAACTCCAGGGTTAAAGCGGATATCAAAAGCAGTGGTCTCATCCACTGTGCTTGCTGGACTAAAGATGGTAATCGCTTAGTGGTTGCTATAGGCAGTGCCCTTCATTCCTACATATGGGATGACACTCAGAAAGCTTTAAATGCTTGCTTCTTTTGCCCAATATTTGATGTGGGTGGTTATATCTGTGCTATAGAAGCTACTTTAGATTTCCAAATTGCTGTAGCCACAGAGCTTCCGTTAGATAAGATCTGTGGCTTAAATGCAGGCATTACTTTTGATGTGCCATCTGGTACTGAAACAGGTTCTTTAACTTCACAATCTACTCTGGCACTTGGAGATGAGGAATACTCGATGGACCTAAGAAGAAAATCAATAGATTCAGAAAAATCTGTGGCTGTTGATTCAGTAGCTTCTTCTTCATCAGGTCCTGTGGATTTGACCCATATCCTTGCAAACCATCGGAGATCTGATCCCAGTCCTCTCATTCCTCTGAGACGCAAGGACTATGTCCCAGGAAACAATCAAGACTCTTCATACCTGATCTTGGTGACTTTTGAGAGAAAGGTAACGACCACTCGAAAAGTCAGCATTCCAGGCATTCTGGTCCCTGATATAATAGCTTTTGACCCTAGAGCTCAGATTGTGGCAGTAGCTTCCAATACTTGTAACATTGTTTTGGTTTATTCGGTAACCTCTTCCTGCATGCCCAATATTCAACAAATCCAATTGGAGAAAAGTGAAAGACCGAAGGGTTTGTGCTTCTTGACAGATAAACTCTTGTTGATTTTGATTGGAAAGCAGAAATTCATTGACCCTGCTCTCATTCCATCTTCAAGTTCAGAAAGGTACGTTATTCGTTTAATGATCAAAGAATTAATATTTGAAGAAGATTTTTCAGCACCGTCGGATGCCACCCAGAATCTGCTTTCTAATTTTGAATGCTCCATAAATACTTTTGGAAAACGGAAgttctttgaaaatcttgctaTGGAAGATCAACCCTTGGGCAGGGAGCTGTTAATACCAGGTAGCACTATAATTCAATCCTCTAGTGGCAGGAGAAGACTTTTAGAAGAAGTGAAGAGTCCCAGTTATGAACGAAGCTCATCATCAAGTGTGAGTGACCTTGATGAAAAAAGGGTCTCCGGTGACCCATCCATTGCTTTGGAAACGTTGGATGCTGAGCCAATTAATCGGTCAGTGGCCCTCTTTGGACTTGGTACACCAACCAGGTTTTCCAACAGACCAGCTTCTCCTAAAGTGCAGCTGGATGTGTTTCAAGAAATTTCTGTTTCTCCTAAAAATAACAACTTGCCAAGTGAAAAAGGAACAAGTCACATATCCAGGAATCTGGAAAGACTGTGTGGCAGCTTCACTGAGTTACAGCTGCACCTTTCTGAACTAACGGACTCCACTAAAAATGGAAAGAGGTTATCTCTAGCATACCCATCTTTTCAGGAGCCACCTTTTGTCCACATCACTTATCAggtaattttttaattaatttaacatTCTTATCaggtagcttttttaaaattctctttttaaacattttattttaaagcaaggggatgtattttaattttcacagtcCAATTAGCAGATTTCATCAGAGCTTGACATTCAGCGTGATTCAGAGTTGTGAAATAACTTGCCATTAAAACAATCACTTGTATTTCTGCAACCAGTTGGCTGAATTTTATAGGAGATTCTGCATAAGAAATCAGggtcttttcttctttcattGCTCAGCTGTAACCGCCACTGAGGCTAATTGGAGTTACATGCGTATATCAAAAAGGAGCACGGAACATTAACTATCACTGTACAAAAGGGTTTTGAATTGGTTCCATGTAGATATGGGCCCACAAACACTCCCACTGGATATGACAGCGACTCCCACCAACAAGCCTATGAAGTTCAGATCTGGGTTCAGATCCAAAGTTTGCAGCTAGCCAGTGTCTCTGATGGGCTGAAACAAAACTTCAGATCTAGACTTTTGCAAAGTTCAGATGGGAAAGAGCTGAACTTTGCAACTTGGCCCATTTCTAGTTTAGTTTTTCACTGACAATCTTTACACATCAggacagtttaatttttttttaaaatattaccattttaacttgatttctttaaaaaatgtatatgtaCCTAACTGctaattattttattaactaaTAAGTAATATACCAAACCATCAAGTCATTATCCAGCccttattcagacaaaacttccattgatttcaatgagagttttaactgagtaaggacttcaatATTTGGcccattattaattaattaatattattattgagACACCCTTCAGATTAGTATACTAGGAAACTAGATACATTTATCTGTATATCTTGTAGCTTTTGAAAATACTTTAGGATCCTTTGGTGTGGAAGGTATTATGGAAATATaagatattaattttttattatgtaGTAGTATTAAAATTATATATCTCTGGGTCAAATTTGATTCTCAGATGTGCGCCAGTGGTTTCCTGTTACACTAATGACAGCCATATGCACATCCAAGGAGAGAATCTTCCTCTACACATCCTGTAAGGAAGTGATTACTTGATTCAAACATCATTCATAACATTTTAGAAATTGCTTTCTTGCCATTTTGGAGTATTAGTGTGTTGGCGCTCTGGGTGAAAGCAAAGTGTTTGATCTCGTTTAGGCAATAATTTAACTTGACTATATTGCCTAAACtccaatataaaaagaaaaaatattagtttaaatattttagtgTTATATTCACCAAAAAGTAAGCTCCTGTGCCTTACAGTGAATTGAAGCTCTTTTGCCTTCTGAACATTTACTATCTCATTGTCTTGCAAGAAGCTCCTTCTTTTGGGTTAGAATTAGTGATGCCAATTCTTTTCCAAATAGGAGTTTAGGCTATGGGATCTAGCACCGGCGTAAGATTTGAATTACAAAGTAAGTGCTTGATTGCACATGCCTATTTTTGCACAAGTCATaagaaatatgtttgcttttcttttaaaccaaagTGAATTTGGTGCTGGTAGAACGATGCCAGCCTGACCCCATTGGAGAATGAATTTCTTTGTTTATGAAAAGAACAGGTTTTCTTAGCTCATCCAAAGACAGCACCACATTAAACTAATTCAGAAAAAAAGCCACTTAAtgattgtttgcagtgttgtagccatgttagtcccaggatatgagagagacaaaggttggtgaggtaatatcttctatcaGAAGTTGggccaacaaaagatattaccctcacccatcttgtctctccagCTTAATGAATAGGTTTCTTCCACATTTAGGTGTTCTTTGAAGGTCTCTCATTTAAGTACTGACCTAGTCTAACCCTTTTTAGCTTCTGAAATGTAGCAAGAGCACAGTATGAGGTCAAAGATAATGAAAAAGAGATTGATGGCAAAGAGACATCCAGACAGACAGAGATATATTTTGCCTCAGAGACAGCCAATCGTTTTCTCAGAAAATAGATGTTTTGATTAGTTTGGATTCAGACATCTGAGTCTTGTTCCTGTTTCACGAGCTGATTAGCGCTCTCTGAGCTCAGAGACCAGCTGAGCCATGGAGTTACAACCAGGTGCCGTATTCATAGGGCAAAAGGCTCAGGAAATGGCCTTACTGCCTTATGTATAAATACCTTTCTGTGGTAAACATTCTAAATATAGGTAACGCTGCAGTACTGTAATACTGTTATTTGTAAGCTCAGCATTGCAAGGTCTGTATCTTTGTATGGGTTTGTACAACACTCACCACAatgtgggcccaatcctgactGGGGCAGGCATCTGGGCAGTACTGTATtataaaatagataaaataataacTACAACACACTATAACAATAGGGCTACTTAAAAACATAAAAGTAAGGTTTGAATCATTATAAGAAAAAACAGCAGTAATTAATGACCAATTATGAACTTTATTCTGTGACAATGTTAATATACACCAAACTATTGAGAAAACTATGGTCTAAGATAAATCTGAATCTAAATTATTTAACAATTTCCATTTCTCTCCATAGTAAGTTCCaaaaacgtttttttttttttagtaatgcTATACTAATTGTAAGGAGGAGTCTATGTTCTTTACAGATTTGCCATGACAATACTAACTGTAACTTCTGAGACACTTATGTATATTCAGTAGTCTCCGGGCTTATTTCCTATGTAAATTACGGACACTGGCAAGAGCCATGATcaccagggatcctagaaatccacTTCCCTTGGAAAGGAAAAATGTTGGAATTATGCACTTTTACAGGAATCTTTAGTTttatgttttgtgaaaaaaaaaacaacatatattACAGTTTGAAACCCCAATTATCTAATCTAATTGGACCAGGGCCATAACTGATTATCAAAATGTGGAAATTTAGGAGAATGGACAGGGCTCTGGACTGTTCTAAGCCCCATGCAGCGGGAGCTTCAGCTGTCACTTAAAAATCATGTACAAGATGGTCATTAACGTTTTCAATGAACCAGTCATATATTTTGGCTAGGGAAACTAACGTTGCAGCTTTCATTTAATTGCAGACACATGcggatttttatgtttttttttattagagatatttttgtgtttttttgatCACTGAAACAGCGGCATCCGTGCTTACACTGCAACTTTGGAGCTGTCACATAGTAGCTTGGGTAATAAGCATTCGTATAGAGGCATGCCATACATTTCAATTGACGAGCTAGTAGTTAGGACTTGGAACTATTAGATTTTTCAGTAAATTGCTGTGAAACTATCAATTTCCCGTGTACACATTACAGACAAAAAATATTCCATGGATTAATAATCAAAAATGGTGCACTACAGGACAAGTAAAGAAATGCAGCTTGTGGACACTTATTAGAGTTTCATTTAGGATATTTTACTTTGTATTATTTTGGACAcaatattgacaatttgtgtttttaacAGCTTAAAGCTCTTAACTTTTCCAAATCTTCAACATCTACTTCGATTAAATACTTGATGTCTGACCATCTTGTCTTGTCTGACCCcctccccataatttcctgcacaCTTGTgaaatgtaaattgataaaaatatttacaaaacctTTAGAACAAGCAATCGAATATTACTCTGGTCAAgtacaaaaaaattaaagatcTAATTCTGCCAGGCacttcatgattttattgcagCCTGCATCATGTAAGATGATATTTCTGTGAGATATAGTTGGAGGGCAGCAGAGAGACTTCTtagtaaacacatttttattaaagtaagtagaaaaagatagaaaatatgATTTATACCACAGCGCATTGCCAGCTTGGGTACATATTGTTTCTGAGAGTGCTTTTTGCAAGCAAGATATCATTTATCACTCAGTTGCTTTCATAGAAACAAAAGAACGAGTTAATTAGCCCGTTTCGAACCCTAATTACAGCGAGGAAATTGGACACCAGGATTCCAGGTGACTGCCATTTAGGCAAACCTAACAGGGATAAGATTCATCTGCTGTAAGTTGAAGAATACTGTTAAGTCATATTTTGTTCACAAGCAGTGTTGTCAGAAATCGCATCACTGACAGGAGTAATcacaaaattaaacagaaaaaccaCAATGTCAATTTGGATCTTAGCTATCATGATTTCCCACTACACACCAACTGACAGTGATATAGAATTCAATTTTAAGCACCTTCAGACACGTACATGTACACTGACTGCTCATTATAAAATAAGAGAAAAGCAGAGGTTGTACAGCAATTATGAGTATGCGAGTTATTAGGGTATATCCAGGTAGatgggaacaacaacaacaaaaccataCGGACACGCATCACTACACAATAGTGGACAGGCAAGGCAGGGATCAATAGTCGAGACCAGGTTAAGGAGTAAAGTGAATGAGCTAGAACAGGTATTCCATATTAGGCGAGAGAAAGATTGGCCCGTTAGTAAATTTAATCTCTTTATTGGTACAACCAAGGTCTCATGGCACCCAAATTTTCCCATCTCCATAACTCTAAATGCATGATCCTGAAGATGTTCTCCTGGTTGGAAGCGTATGCTGAGGTGCTGTAGTACACATCAACTCCTTAATGCAGTCATGTGCATATATCCTCACTAGAAAACTCGCACCTGAACAGCTAGGTACCAAGCTGATCTATATTCCTGGTCTTTGATTTTTTAGATCGAGCTACACAATATAATCTATTCATGAATACCTCAAGAGCGACTATTGATGAAGTATAAATACATTAGTGAGCCTCTCTTGCGGTTAGGGATGGTCCTCTTTATGCTCCCAGGTTTCTGTATTCAGATATCACTTTCCTAATCATGCCTCACTTTGCTTCTCCAGAAGCAAGAAAATCTCCAGGGTTGCATCTTTAACCTCCAACGTTACTTTACTTTCCACATTTCCCTTGTCTGTATTTGCTAGCACCAGTTTCAGACATTATCAGAATTTGTCTCCGTACATATCTCTCTGCTTTTGCTTACATCCTTATCCAGCATTAATCACCTTCCTATCCTTGACTACtgcagtttccattttttatggtCTTCCGTAATCTCTGCTCTTCTAAACTTCAGGCTGCCGACTGTTTTCCACTCCAGCGAAGAGAGTCAGATCACCTTTATCTTCCATCATTTTTCATGGTTCCTTCCTATTCCTCGATCCAATTCCAAAACTTGCCCTGCCTGCTTATTGAAATGGTTCCTGGAATTTATACAGCTTAATACCCTGGAGGAAGGATACTAGGCTGTAGGTAGATCAGGGGAATGAGCACATTGTGCTTAAAAAAAAGGGATGTTTTCTGGCATTAACATAGCTAGTTTCCATAGAATCAGATTTGCCACTTTTAGTGACACTAAGAGTATGTGTAACATGAGATGGCCCATGACTTTAATGGGATCATTGTGGAATAGGCACTATTCAAGAGTGCAGTGAGTATCTACAATCTGGTCCATAGGTAGGAAGTGGAGCTACCCACAACTGGTGAGTGGACAGTGAACTTGATTTGCACCACTATCTCATCAGTAGCTGGACTTAAATTCATAGAGATGATCTTTGTACAAAGGTGACCACGAATCAGGTACTGTTCCGGAGGTGTACAAGCATTAACTTTCAGCGAAAAGGGGTTAAGAAGAGGAACGGATAGGTGAAGAATATTGCGCAGACTCATGGGGGGCATCAAATATATGTTGTTACTCTCATAGTACAACAGATCTGTAGTAAGACATACTAATCAAGGCCTTTTAAAAACCTATTTGCCTTTGCTTTAGGTAAACAATTTATCCACCCATAAATATACTAGTTTCACATGTTACAATAGATAGCAGGGATTGACCACTGTAGACTCCCAGCCATGTGCGGAAAACAGTTAACTTTGCTAGTGCATTTCAGCCCTCATCTGGAAATGACCTGTAGAATTATATATTTAGCCGAGCCACTTTTCTATCCAAATTTCTTACAAGATTTCTTGAGGTTTGATTGTATTATACTTCAATATCTGGTTATGATCTCTTCACCTATATTTGCAGTTTTGCATACTGTTATCTTTGACTATAAATCCCGTAACCTGATAAACTGCACTTTTTGAAACGAGAACAAGAATTTGACGATAATAGTTGTCCTCAAGACTCTCGTAAGGTTTGTGTGAAAAGACTCCATGATGAAAGAGACAATATTACTCAGAAATAAAGCTTCTTACTGTGCTAGGAACACACCTGTCACTGAATGGGAAAATAGTTAGCAAAGAATGAtcattaatcatagaatcacacTAGAATTGCTAGGACTGAAagaggacctcgagaggtcatctagtcccagtcCCCTCCAGCTCATGGCAGGACatagtattatctagatcagtgcATTCtcaaacaaactggcctggccacACCAGGCTGTCCCTGAACAAAGTGGTGGCcctaggttgagaaccactgatcttaGCTGCCTTGACAGGTGTTGTGGGTTAAccatgctcttaaaaatctccaatgattgagaggttccacaacctccctgggcaatttattccagtgctaacCAGCCTGACAGGAATTTTACCTAATGTCCCAACCTTAACCACCCTTGCTGCCATTCTAACGCCTAgttgcttcttgtccttcctCAGATGTtagggagaacaatttttctaccCTCCTCCGTTATAAAACATtgtgtacttgaagactgttatcaagtccctctcgtcttcttttctccagattaaacaaaaacccaatttttttaatcttccctataggtcatgttttctaggccttgaatcatttttgttgctcttctctggactttcctcTAATTTGTCACATCTTTCCTTAAATAGTGGCACCCAGACTAACACAATATCGTCCAGTTGAGTCTAATCAGTGT from Chelonoidis abingdonii isolate Lonesome George chromosome 3, CheloAbing_2.0, whole genome shotgun sequence includes the following:
- the WDCP gene encoding WD repeat and coiled-coil-containing protein, whose product is MELGKAKLLRTGLNALYQAIHPVHGIAWTDGKQVALTALHFHHGELKFGDSSVIGQFEHVHGLYWGSCSAADTPALLAVQHKKHVTVWQLRYNILEKKKLLVSQTCEMGEPFPMLPQGCVWHPKKDILAVLTKRDASVLHAVRSDNSRVKADIKSSGLIHCACWTKDGNRLVVAIGSALHSYIWDDTQKALNACFFCPIFDVGGYICAIEATLDFQIAVATELPLDKICGLNAGITFDVPSGTETGSLTSQSTLALGDEEYSMDLRRKSIDSEKSVAVDSVASSSSGPVDLTHILANHRRSDPSPLIPLRRKDYVPGNNQDSSYLILVTFERKVTTTRKVSIPGILVPDIIAFDPRAQIVAVASNTCNIVLVYSVTSSCMPNIQQIQLEKSERPKGLCFLTDKLLLILIGKQKFIDPALIPSSSSERYVIRLMIKELIFEEDFSAPSDATQNLLSNFECSINTFGKRKFFENLAMEDQPLGRELLIPGSTIIQSSSGRRRLLEEVKSPSYERSSSSSVSDLDEKRVSGDPSIALETLDAEPINRSVALFGLGTPTRFSNRPASPKVQLDVFQEISVSPKNNNLPSEKGTSHISRNLERLCGSFTELQLHLSELTDSTKNGKRLSLAYPSFQEPPFVHITYQKYFSNGAVAEETRTVLLCDGRIHLNLVQQLFDLPIIEMKHGSSWIVLTADSEGFVPLMFKAKQEIIIRDGSESSEVCGSHSCKNSMSIQPPSSVT